One window of Nostoc sp. C052 genomic DNA carries:
- the gatB gene encoding Asp-tRNA(Asn)/Glu-tRNA(Gln) amidotransferase subunit GatB, with translation MTTATTVKTEYEAIIGLETHCQLSTNTKIFSNSSTAFGAEPNTNIDPICMGLPGVLPVLNEKVLEYAVKAGLALNCQIAKYSKFDRKQYFYPDLPKNYQISQYDLPIAEHGWLEIELVDAEGNPIRKRIGITRLHMEEDAGKLVHAGSDRLSGSSYSLVDYNRAGIPLVEIVSEPDLRSGLEAAEYAEELRRIVRYLGVSDGNMQEGSLRCDVNISVRPVGRKEFGTKVEIKNMNSFSAIQRAIDYEIERQIAAIEAGDRIIQETRLWEEGAQRTSSMRVKEGSSDYRYFPEPDLAPIEVSNAQLEQWRSELPELPAQKRHHYESELGLSPYDARVLTEDRSIAEYFETAIASGANAKAAANWITQDIAAHLNKQKLSITEIALTPTNLADIITRIETGKISNAQAKEKLPDLLSGISPEKAFAGQELITDPSVLEPIVDEVIAANPKELEKYRNGNTNLKGFFVGQVLKKTGKRADPKLTNELVEKKLNA, from the coding sequence ATGACGACTGCTACCACTGTAAAAACAGAGTATGAAGCGATTATTGGTTTAGAAACCCATTGTCAACTGAGTACCAACACCAAGATTTTCTCTAATAGCTCTACGGCATTCGGTGCTGAACCCAATACTAACATTGACCCGATTTGTATGGGTTTACCTGGGGTCTTACCTGTACTCAATGAGAAAGTATTAGAATACGCTGTCAAGGCTGGTTTGGCACTAAATTGTCAAATCGCTAAATATAGTAAATTTGACCGCAAACAGTATTTTTATCCAGATTTACCGAAAAATTACCAAATTTCTCAATACGATCTACCGATCGCAGAACATGGTTGGTTAGAAATTGAGTTGGTAGATGCTGAGGGGAATCCGATTCGCAAACGCATTGGTATTACGCGTCTGCACATGGAAGAAGATGCGGGAAAATTGGTACACGCCGGTAGCGATCGCCTTTCTGGTTCTTCCTATTCTTTGGTAGACTACAATCGCGCAGGTATCCCCTTAGTAGAAATTGTCTCGGAACCCGATTTGCGTTCTGGACTAGAAGCTGCTGAATATGCCGAAGAATTACGCCGGATTGTCCGGTATCTCGGTGTGAGTGACGGGAATATGCAGGAGGGATCTCTGCGTTGCGATGTCAACATTTCCGTGCGTCCAGTGGGACGAAAGGAATTTGGCACCAAGGTAGAAATAAAAAACATGAACTCCTTCAGCGCCATCCAACGGGCGATTGACTACGAAATTGAGCGCCAAATCGCCGCCATTGAAGCAGGCGATCGCATTATCCAAGAAACTCGTCTCTGGGAAGAAGGCGCTCAACGCACAAGTAGTATGCGGGTGAAAGAAGGTTCAAGCGATTATCGCTACTTTCCCGAACCAGATTTAGCTCCAATTGAGGTGTCAAATGCACAATTAGAGCAATGGCGTAGCGAACTACCAGAATTACCAGCCCAAAAACGCCATCACTATGAAAGTGAGTTGGGGCTTTCCCCTTACGATGCGCGAGTGTTGACAGAAGATCGTTCAATAGCCGAATATTTTGAAACTGCGATCGCATCTGGAGCAAATGCCAAAGCCGCAGCTAACTGGATTACTCAAGATATCGCAGCCCACCTCAATAAGCAAAAACTCAGTATTACTGAAATCGCCCTGACTCCCACCAATTTAGCAGATATCATCACTCGCATTGAAACGGGCAAAATTAGCAATGCTCAAGCTAAAGAAAAGCTCCCAGATTTGCTGAGTGGTATTTCTCCTGAGAAAGCCTTTGCAGGTCAAGAGTTAATCACCGATCCTAGTGTACTGGAACCTATTGTTGATGAAGTCATAGCCGCCAATCCCAAAGAATTAGAAAAGTATCGCAACGGTAACACCAACCTCAAAGGCTTCTTTGTCGGACAAGTTCTGAAAAAGACAGGCAAACGTGCCGATCCTAAGCTGACTAACGAATTGGTCGAGAAAAAACTGAATGCTTAA
- the eis gene encoding enhanced intracellular survival protein Eis, with protein MTAQFKYSTLTDSQDIQHLGHIFEQCFISALGGEEAYINLIGVENFRIIRESEQLIGGLATLDMGQWWGGLRVPMTGIAVVGIAPEYRGSGAAIALMEQTLKELYARGIPLSALYPAVQGLYRKVGYEQGGSWCNWEVPTKSIQLREQPLPLQPIFPLNHQVFHELYQQQARLTHGYLDRHPAIWERLIQPDDKETFYAYFIGTKEKPQGYILFSQHSTEDGTILRIKDWVILTFAAAQSFWSFLASHRSQIEQVRWRSSVSDSLTLLLPEQTAKLKHTMRWLLRVVDVVKALEMRGYPSGIQAELHLDIQDNLLDANNGKFILSVANGRGEVTKGGKGELQLDIRELAPLYTSLFTPYHLQIAGKLHGTETAISAATQIFAGASPWVADFF; from the coding sequence ATGACGGCTCAATTTAAATACAGCACTCTTACCGATTCACAAGATATCCAGCACCTTGGGCATATCTTTGAGCAGTGTTTTATCAGCGCACTTGGAGGCGAGGAAGCTTATATCAATCTGATTGGCGTAGAAAATTTCCGTATTATTCGTGAGTCAGAGCAATTAATTGGTGGATTGGCAACTTTGGATATGGGCCAGTGGTGGGGTGGTTTGCGTGTACCAATGACAGGAATTGCAGTAGTGGGCATTGCTCCAGAGTATCGTGGTTCGGGAGCTGCGATCGCTCTTATGGAACAGACCCTCAAAGAACTTTATGCTAGAGGTATACCGCTCTCTGCTCTTTATCCAGCAGTTCAAGGCTTGTACCGAAAAGTTGGGTATGAACAGGGGGGTAGCTGGTGTAATTGGGAAGTTCCGACTAAAAGTATCCAATTGCGAGAGCAACCCCTACCTTTGCAACCAATATTTCCGCTCAATCATCAAGTCTTTCACGAACTATATCAGCAGCAGGCGAGACTAACGCATGGATATTTAGACCGACATCCAGCAATCTGGGAGCGCTTAATCCAGCCAGATGATAAAGAAACATTTTACGCATATTTCATCGGTACTAAAGAGAAACCCCAAGGATATATCCTCTTCAGTCAACATTCAACTGAAGATGGCACAATCCTGCGGATCAAGGATTGGGTAATTCTCACATTTGCCGCTGCACAATCATTCTGGTCTTTTCTTGCCAGTCATCGCTCCCAAATTGAGCAGGTGCGATGGAGGAGTTCTGTGAGCGATTCCTTAACATTGCTGCTACCAGAACAAACTGCCAAACTCAAACATACGATGCGTTGGCTGCTGCGGGTAGTAGATGTAGTCAAGGCATTGGAAATGCGTGGTTATCCATCGGGAATTCAAGCTGAATTGCACTTAGATATTCAAGATAATTTGCTAGATGCAAACAATGGTAAATTCATCCTTTCTGTTGCCAATGGACGAGGTGAAGTTACAAAAGGTGGAAAAGGTGAATTGCAGCTAGATATCAGAGAACTAGCACCACTCTATACAAGTTTGTTCACTCCCTACCATTTACAAATAGCCGGAAAACTGCATGGGACAGAAACAGCTATATCAGCAGCTACGCAAATATTTGCAGGTGCATCGCCTTGGGTGGCTGATTTCTTTTAA
- a CDS encoding Uma2 family endonuclease, which produces MVQSSNQRLTLEEFLALPEGDITYEFVNGEAVPKYKDNQMSPKFFHSSTTGALFILLSAWAQAKGRVVIEWAIKLTRNQQDWMPVADLTYISYNRLPADWLLDEACPVAPELVIEIISPGQTFGEIAEKATDYLNAGVSRVWVVDTKARTVTVFAPSSLPITYRSHQIITDDLLLELEITPHTIFQRAGLP; this is translated from the coding sequence ATGGTTCAGTCTTCTAATCAACGCCTAACCCTAGAAGAATTTCTCGCACTTCCCGAAGGAGATATTACATACGAGTTTGTTAACGGTGAAGCTGTACCCAAGTATAAAGATAATCAAATGTCACCAAAATTTTTTCATAGCTCGACTACTGGTGCTTTATTTATACTATTGTCTGCATGGGCACAAGCAAAGGGTCGAGTTGTGATTGAATGGGCAATTAAACTAACACGAAATCAACAAGATTGGATGCCTGTAGCCGATCTGACCTATATTTCTTATAACCGTCTTCCTGCTGATTGGCTATTAGATGAAGCTTGTCCTGTTGCACCTGAATTAGTCATCGAAATCATTTCACCCGGTCAAACTTTTGGTGAAATTGCCGAAAAAGCGACTGATTATCTAAATGCTGGTGTTTCTCGTGTTTGGGTGGTTGATACAAAAGCTAGAACTGTAACTGTATTTGCGCCATCTTCTTTGCCGATTACTTATCGATCTCATCAAATAATTACTGATGATTTGCTACTAGAATTGGAAATTACCCCTCACACAATTTTTCAACGCGCTGGATTACCCTAA
- the purH gene encoding bifunctional phosphoribosylaminoimidazolecarboxamide formyltransferase/IMP cyclohydrolase, which produces MARLALLSVSNKTGIIDLARSLVEEFDFDLISSGGTAQALKDAGLPVTKVADYTGSPEILGGRVKTLHPRIHGGILARRDVPQDITDLENNQIRPIDLVVVNLYPFEETIAKPGVTLLEAVEQIDIGGPAMLRASSKNFAHLAVLCDPAQYDEYLEELRQNNGVASLEFRQKAALKGFSHTASYDQAIASYLAEAQQYTLSGTQLQSLRYGENPHQPATWYQTGTTPTGWTAATKLQGKELSYNNLVDLEAARRIIAEFTDTPAATIIKHTNPCGTALGSSISEAYQKAFNADSTSAFGGIVALNRPIDAATASELTKTFLECVVAPSCDAEAQEILAKKSNVRVLTLADLSSGPKDTVKAIAGGFLVQATDDIIADISQWQVVTERQPTPDELAELLFAWKVCKHVKSNAIVVTSDRTTLGVGAGQMNRVGSVKIALEQAQEKAKGATLASDGFFPFDDSVKTAASAGITAIVQPGGSLRDKDSIKAANELGLLMVLTGVRHFLH; this is translated from the coding sequence ATGGCGCGTCTAGCCCTGCTGAGTGTATCTAACAAAACTGGTATAATTGACCTAGCCCGTAGCTTGGTTGAAGAATTTGACTTTGATTTAATCAGCAGTGGGGGAACAGCCCAAGCACTCAAAGATGCGGGACTCCCTGTCACTAAGGTTGCAGATTACACAGGTTCACCAGAAATTTTAGGTGGTCGAGTCAAAACGCTACATCCCCGAATTCACGGCGGAATTTTGGCGCGGCGAGATGTTCCCCAAGATATTACAGATTTAGAAAATAACCAAATTCGCCCGATTGATTTAGTGGTGGTGAATCTTTATCCTTTTGAGGAAACGATCGCTAAACCAGGGGTAACATTATTAGAGGCTGTTGAACAAATTGATATTGGTGGCCCGGCTATGCTGCGGGCATCATCGAAAAACTTCGCTCATCTTGCTGTATTATGCGACCCAGCACAATATGACGAGTATTTGGAGGAATTGCGGCAAAATAACGGCGTAGCATCCCTAGAGTTTCGGCAAAAGGCCGCTTTAAAAGGATTTTCGCACACTGCTAGCTACGACCAAGCGATCGCATCTTATCTCGCAGAAGCACAGCAGTACACCCTTAGCGGCACACAATTGCAATCTCTGCGTTACGGCGAGAATCCCCATCAACCGGCCACCTGGTATCAAACTGGTACTACCCCAACGGGATGGACAGCCGCGACCAAACTGCAAGGTAAAGAACTTAGTTACAATAATTTAGTTGATTTAGAAGCCGCACGCCGAATTATTGCTGAATTCACTGATACTCCAGCCGCAACGATTATTAAACATACAAATCCCTGTGGTACGGCGCTGGGAAGCAGTATTTCTGAAGCTTACCAAAAAGCTTTCAATGCTGATTCTACTTCTGCCTTTGGTGGAATTGTCGCACTCAACCGTCCGATTGATGCGGCTACAGCTAGCGAGTTAACCAAAACATTTTTAGAATGTGTGGTTGCACCAAGTTGTGATGCGGAAGCTCAAGAAATCCTGGCCAAGAAATCTAACGTGCGGGTCTTGACTCTAGCTGATTTGAGCAGTGGTCCTAAAGATACTGTGAAAGCGATCGCAGGTGGTTTCCTTGTCCAAGCTACCGATGACATCATTGCTGATATCAGTCAATGGCAAGTTGTCACCGAACGTCAACCCACACCCGACGAATTAGCCGAATTGCTGTTTGCTTGGAAGGTTTGCAAACACGTTAAATCTAATGCCATTGTTGTGACCAGCGATCGCACTACACTAGGAGTAGGTGCTGGTCAAATGAACCGTGTTGGCTCAGTTAAAATAGCTCTAGAACAAGCCCAAGAAAAAGCCAAAGGTGCAACTCTCGCCAGCGATGGATTCTTCCCCTTTGATGATTCAGTCAAAACAGCCGCCTCCGCAGGAATTACAGCCATTGTCCAGCCAGGGGGAAGTTTGCGCGATAAGGATTCAATCAAAGCTGCTAACGAACTGGGTTTGCTAATGGTCTTAACTGGTGTACGTCACTTTTTACACTAA
- a CDS encoding serine hydrolase — protein MKSHLLAIGLSSLLLVAGQAKASRLQSWYFDSKQNQLHLTTTSGIQPKAFLLDNPNRLVIDLPGTNFNSDSVKKAFGNAIKEIRIGKLDSQTTRFVIQFAPGYHLTSRNLSIRGDSRSHWIVKFNSFDRQSNSISGENREDIAINSTDASTFAGVVNLGQEMQGISSQIRALLATYKSLNPGIFFLDLDTGNYIDINGEKRFSAASTIKFPLLVALFQEIDAGRIKLTDKLVMRRDLRVGESGIMQYKPIGTKFSVLETATLMMTISDNTATNLVLDRLGGAAKVSQRFRSWGLQNTALRNLLPDIAGTNTTSSKDLVRLAALVSNNRLLSPNSRNQVLGIMRRVKTNSLLPAGIGKGATIAHKTGTLRFIIGDAGIIEMPNGKSYLAGILVQRPNYDRKAGDFVREVSRRVYNYLNQTTVSNIEPNSSDASGGLRLRTP, from the coding sequence ATGAAATCACATTTACTTGCGATCGGTTTAAGCAGTTTGCTTCTAGTTGCAGGACAAGCTAAAGCCTCACGATTACAGTCTTGGTACTTTGACTCTAAGCAAAACCAATTACACCTAACTACAACTTCTGGAATCCAACCAAAAGCTTTTTTATTAGATAATCCTAATCGATTAGTAATTGACTTACCTGGAACTAATTTTAATTCAGATAGTGTTAAAAAAGCTTTTGGTAATGCGATCAAAGAAATTAGGATTGGAAAACTAGACAGTCAAACAACTCGTTTTGTCATCCAATTTGCTCCAGGTTATCATCTTACTTCCCGTAATTTATCCATTAGAGGAGATTCTCGTTCCCATTGGATTGTAAAATTTAACTCATTTGACCGTCAAAGCAATAGCATTTCTGGGGAAAATAGAGAAGATATTGCCATCAATTCTACTGATGCTTCAACATTTGCAGGAGTTGTCAATCTTGGTCAAGAAATGCAAGGCATCAGTTCTCAAATTCGCGCATTGTTAGCAACCTATAAATCATTAAACCCTGGAATATTTTTCTTAGATTTAGATACAGGTAACTATATAGATATTAATGGCGAAAAAAGATTTTCTGCTGCCAGTACAATCAAATTTCCCTTGTTAGTGGCTCTTTTTCAAGAAATAGATGCTGGTAGAATTAAACTAACAGATAAATTAGTGATGCGGCGCGATTTAAGGGTGGGTGAATCTGGAATTATGCAATATAAACCCATAGGAACTAAATTTAGCGTCCTAGAAACTGCTACCTTAATGATGACAATCAGCGATAATACCGCCACAAATCTGGTTCTCGATCGCTTGGGTGGTGCAGCAAAAGTTAGTCAGCGTTTTCGCAGCTGGGGATTGCAAAATACAGCACTTCGGAATCTACTTCCAGACATCGCTGGCACAAATACAACGAGTTCCAAAGATTTGGTCAGGTTGGCGGCGTTAGTTTCTAACAATCGTTTACTATCCCCAAACAGCCGTAATCAAGTTTTAGGGATTATGCGCCGTGTCAAAACTAATAGTTTGCTACCGGCTGGTATTGGTAAAGGAGCTACCATTGCTCACAAAACTGGCACATTGAGATTTATCATCGGTGATGCAGGTATTATTGAAATGCCCAACGGGAAAAGCTATTTAGCAGGCATTTTGGTGCAAAGACCAAACTACGATCGCAAAGCTGGAGATTTTGTCCGTGAAGTTTCGAGAAGAGTCTACAATTACCTAAACCAAACCACAGTTAGCAATATAGAACCGAACTCTAGCGATGCCTCCGGCGGGCTACGCCTACGCACTCCTTAA
- a CDS encoding DNA topology modulation protein, whose amino-acid sequence MKKILIIGSGGAGKSTLARVLGSILGLEVIHLDAWYWNPGWVETPKTEWQSIIQDLTLRESWIMDGNYGGTLDLRLSVADTVIFLDFPRILCLSRVIKRRFMYAGQSRPDMASDCPERLNWEFLKYIWSYPIIRRPGILEKLSQPRPNQQVIILRKPTEVREFLQKISQY is encoded by the coding sequence GTGAAAAAAATCTTGATTATTGGTTCTGGGGGTGCTGGTAAATCTACCCTAGCCCGCGTACTGGGAAGCATTTTAGGTTTAGAAGTGATTCACTTGGATGCTTGGTACTGGAATCCTGGTTGGGTTGAGACTCCAAAAACTGAATGGCAAAGTATAATCCAAGACCTAACCCTACGAGAATCTTGGATTATGGATGGTAACTATGGCGGTACTCTCGACCTTCGTTTGTCGGTTGCAGATACGGTAATTTTTTTGGATTTTCCCCGGATTTTATGTTTGTCGCGAGTGATTAAACGCCGCTTCATGTATGCAGGACAATCTAGACCTGATATGGCATCAGATTGCCCTGAAAGATTGAATTGGGAATTTCTCAAATATATCTGGTCATACCCAATTATTCGTCGTCCTGGAATTCTAGAAAAACTTAGTCAGCCAAGACCAAACCAGCAAGTTATTATTCTCCGCAAACCAACAGAAGTCAGAGAGTTTTTACAAAAGATTTCCCAATATTAA